Proteins encoded by one window of Cannabis sativa cultivar Pink pepper isolate KNU-18-1 chromosome 4, ASM2916894v1, whole genome shotgun sequence:
- the LOC133037128 gene encoding uncharacterized protein LOC133037128 translates to MPCRHVVVVLKEMNMHPYNYCSDYYAKKNWLATYAETVYPIGHQSEWEVPDEVKDIIVLSPHERVKSGRPKTLRRKAGWEKDKHNKCRKCGELGHNKRTCSRRHRKYK, encoded by the coding sequence ATGCCTTGCAGACATGTCGTGGTTGTGCTGAAGGAGATGAATATGCACCCATACAACTACTGTTCAGATTACTACGCAAAAAAAAATTGGCTAGCAACTTATGCAGAGACAGTGTACCCAATAGGACACCAAAGTGAGTGGGAAGTACCGGACGAAGTGAAAGACATTATAGTCTTGTCTCCACATGAAAGGGTTAAATCTGGAAGACCAAAAACATTAAGGAGGAAAGCTGGATGGGAAAAGGATAAACACAACAAGTGCAGAAAATGTGGGGAGCTGGGGCATAACAAGAGAACATGCAGCAGAAGGCATAGAAAGTATAAGTGA